ATAAAAAAGAAAAAACAGCTGAACAAGAAGCTAAAAGTACAAAAATGAGAATGATTTTTGCTCAAACACAGTACGCGAGATCATCCTTTTGCACAATATCATAAAAATATATGAAAACATAATGACCATAATCATGAAAAAAATACACATATCACTTTTATTGATGCTTAGTTTGCAAGTCATGAGTATTGACGCTGCCCAAGCTTCATCACAAAATGTTGAGCTTGCTCGACAAGTTATGATTAATAATACTGTTAAGAATTTAACTTATTTAACAGATGGTTTTAATTTTCTACAAACTCAAAATCTAGTAGGTATATCATTTCATGATTTTTTAGAGCAGCATGTCTCGCATGATGAACATGAAGATGAAGAGATGAACCTTGATCAAGTTATCATCGATGCAGAAAATATTCTTACCGACACTATGAAGGATAGATTTTTACAAACACTTGATACTTCATTACAAGAACGTAAAAATATTAATCAATTTGATGATCCTGTATTTTTGTATGTCATGCAATATAAAGATGATGATATACGTGATATGGTTCATTTATGGTTGTATGAATGGAATAATACTAAAGATAAATTGGGTACTACTCAATTGCATTATGCAATTTATCTCCCAGACATAGCACGTATGTTGATAGACGCAGGCGCTGATGTAAATACTCAAGATGAAAATGGTATAGCTCCATTACATAAAGCAGTTAAGTGGAATCTACCAGAAACAACAGGTATGTTAATTGATGCATGTGCTGATGTAAATATTCAAAATAGAGATGGTGAAACTCCATTGCATATTGCTGCTTCATTAAATCGTATAAATGTAGCAAAAATGTTAATTCTTGCAGGTGCTGATATACATACTCAAAATAAAGATGGTCGAACTGCATTTACTATTGTTTTAATTAATAATGATATAGTACTTTATGTAATTGCAATGATGAATATTGCTTACATGGTTATGCAATTTGATTGGACATTTGAAGAATAATCTTAAAAATAGTAAATAATTTTGCCTTGATGCAGTTACCCCTGTAAAATATTTAAAATCTATAATTTTATAACTAAAAACAGTTCTTATGTAATCTATAATCCACATAAAAAAAAGTTATAATCATGAAAAAAATACAGGTAGCAGTTTTATTGATGCTAGGTCTACACGTCATCAGTATGTACGCTTTCCAAGAATCGCTGCACGATTTTGAGCATGGGCGACAAAGTATGATTGATGATGCTGTTAC
This genomic interval from Candidatus Chromulinivorax destructor contains the following:
- a CDS encoding ankyrin repeat domain-containing protein translates to MKKIHISLLLMLSLQVMSIDAAQASSQNVELARQVMINNTVKNLTYLTDGFNFLQTQNLVGISFHDFLEQHVSHDEHEDEEMNLDQVIIDAENILTDTMKDRFLQTLDTSLQERKNINQFDDPVFLYVMQYKDDDIRDMVHLWLYEWNNTKDKLGTTQLHYAIYLPDIARMLIDAGADVNTQDENGIAPLHKAVKWNLPETTGMLIDACADVNIQNRDGETPLHIAASLNRINVAKMLILAGADIHTQNKDGRTAFTIVLINNDIVLYVIAMMNIAYMVMQFDWTFEE